A single window of Salvia splendens isolate huo1 chromosome 8, SspV2, whole genome shotgun sequence DNA harbors:
- the LOC121745633 gene encoding BTB/POZ and MATH domain-containing protein 2-like, whose product MGRFTLEVSKPSDPALTTSTSRTETVNGSHEFMIAGYSLSKGIGIGKYVASDTFMVGGYDWSIYFYPDGKSAEDNSTYVSLFIALASEGTDVRALFELSLLDQSGRERHKVHSHFSRALESGPYTLKYRGSMWGYKRFFKRNALETSDYLKDDCLQIRCCVGVVKSRTEGPKIYCIPLPPSDIGQQFGKLLKSGKGTDVNFEVDGETFSAHKLVLAGRSPVFRAQLYGPMKDLNTRCIKVEDMKASVFKALLHFMYWDSLPDMEELTGMNPKWASTLMSQHLLAAADRYGLDRLRLLCEAKLCEDVAINTVATTLALAEQHHCFQLKAVCLKFVALPENLRAVMQTDGFEYLKESCPNVLTDLLEYVAGINEHSIASGKRGTEDILDGSDANGRRVKQRLT is encoded by the exons ATGGGAAGGTTTACTCTGGAGGTATCGAAACCGTCGGATCCGGCTTTGACCACGTCAACGTCGAGAACGGAAACCGTTAACGGGTCCCACGAGTTCATGATCGCGGGGTACTCGCTGTCGAAGGGGATCGGGATTGGGAAGTACGTAGCGTCGGATACGTTTATGGTTGGCGGATACGATTGGTCGATTTATTTCTACCCCGATGGGAAGAGCGCGGAGGATAATTCTACCTACGTCTCGCTTTTCATCGCTTTGGCGAGTGAGGGGACCGATGTTAGGGCGCTTTTTGAGCTTAGTCTGCTCGATCAGAGTGGAAGGGAGAGGCACAAGGTGCATAGCCATTTTAGCAGGGCGTTGGAGAGCGGGCCTTACACACTTAAATATCGAGGCAGCATGTG GGGTTATAAGCGCTTTTTCAAAAGAAATGCTCTGGAAACTTCTGACTACCTTAAAGATGATTGTCTTCAAATTCGTTGTTGTGTTGGTGTTGTCAAGTCTCGCACAGAGGGACCTAAGATCTACTGTATCCCGTTACCCCCGTCAGACATTGGTCAGCAATTCGGGAAGCTGCTTAAAAGTGGAAAAGGAACTGATGTAAATTTTGAAGTCGACGGAGAAACCTTTTCCGCTCACAAATTAGTACTTGCAGGCCGGTCTCCGGTATTCAGGGCTCAATTATATGGTCCAATGAAAGATCTGAACACACGATGTATAAAAGTTGAGGACATGAAGGCATCAGTTTTTAAG GCGTTGCTTCATTTTATGTACTGGGACTCACTACCTGATATGGAAGAGCTTACTGGAATGAACCCAAAATGGGCTTCAACCTTGATGTCTCAGCACCTACTTGCTGCTGCTGATCGGTATGGTTTAGATAGGCTCAGGTTGCTCTGCGAGGCTAAACTCTGTGAGGATGTAGCAATTAATACTGTTGCAACAACATTGGCACTGGCAGAACAGCACCATTGTTTCCAGCTAAAAGCCGTCTGtctcaaatttgtggcattgccTGAAAATCTTAGAG CTGTAATGCAGACAGATGGGTTTGAGTACCTGAAGGAAAGCTGTCCTAATGTTCTAACTGATTTATTGGAATATGTTGCGGGGATCAATGAACACTCAATAGCCTCGGGCAAGCGAGGAACTGAAGATATCCTGGACGGAAGTGATGCCAATGGCAGACGTGTTAAGCAAAGGCTAACATAA
- the LOC121745082 gene encoding uncharacterized protein LOC121745082: MDLGLMVSHSCPHGLGAVFNPEHPSTRLPKELHRFLQYRSPNQDLVNSKSFSLCPQQKDELKLSGGLLDCNDSALKNSIRSTLIDVQDVHPESLLLGFGIAEQCTRHEKILELLASGSIEVENGLLDLSMLYDMMGPRNLITDSAQQPLTSCGERCLCAAESLVYPSRELYMKEPVLNVVGDRSSCREHTLQHMGEDMTHVVPVISHLHFSKNTVTSRRRAMLVPYFEWRRRGRSNMDPSKLATEKVEPLNSHVKEKVKTSQKRKASPKTMKERDISCNSYLYACESLLSIIVNRKQQGRNEIASLKKSGPQLNDLLTGFSASIAGTGVAVVLGVVCRVLCNQVPFCTSKLLSTGFGLGLVWLSSAVNRLRNTVISISKSSGKLGAHEEEMMDRLDRNLKDVWFRVAAVMTVAVLQLA; encoded by the exons ATGGATTTGGGCTTGATGGTTTCACACAGTTGCCCTCATGGATTGGGGGCTGTTTTCAATCCTGAACATCCGTCCACCAGGCTGCCGAAG GAGTTGCACCGTTTTCTCCAATATCGCAGTCCAAATCAAGACCTTGTAAATTCTAAGTCCTTCAGTTTATGCCCGCAGCAGAAGGATGAATTGAAATTATCAGGTGGACTATTGGACTGTAACGACTCAGCCTTGAAAAACTCTATAAGGTCAACACTCATTGATGTTCAAG ATGTTCATCCAGAGTCACTACTCTTGGGCTTCGGAATTGCTGAACAATGCACAAGACATGAGAAAATATTGGAGTTACTTGCATCGGGGTCAATTGAAGTAGAGAATGGTTTACTAGATCTGTCCATGCTCTATGATATGATGGGGCCTCGAAACCTCATAACTGATTCAGCTCAGCAACCATTGACATCTTGTGGTGAACGGTGTCTTTGTGCTGCTGAGTCTCTTGTTTACCCATCAAGAGAACTGTACATGAAGGAACCAGTATTGAATGTAGTTGGAGACAGGAGCAGTTGTAGAGAGCATACATTGCAGCATATGGGGGAGGATATGACTCATGTGGTTCCTGTCATTTCTCACCTTCATTTCTCGAAGAACACAGTTACGTCTAGACGAAGAGCAATGCTGGTCCCTTATTTTGAATG GCGGAGAAGAGGGCGTTCTAATATGGATCCATCAAAGCTTGCAACAGAGAAAGTTGAACCGCTCAATAG TCATGTAAAAGAGAAGGTGAAGACCTCACAGAAGAGAAAGGCAAGTCCCAAAACGATGAAGGAGAGAGACATCTCATGCAACAGCTACCTTTACGCGTGTGAAAGTCTGCTCTCCATAATTGTCAACAGGAAGCAGCAGGGCAGGAATGAAATCGCCTCGTTGAAGAAATCTGGTCCTCAGCTCAATGATCTTCTGACCGGTTTTTCTGCCAGCATTGCTGGAACTGGTGTTGCTGTTGTCCTAGGTGTTGTCTGCAGAGTTTTGTGCAACCAGGTGCCATTCTGCACGTCAAAACTTTTGAGCACCGGATTCGGTTTAGGGCTGGTTTGGCTTTCTTCAGCTGTGAATAGATTAAGGAACACGGTTATCTCTATCAGCAAATCTTCTGGGAAGTTGGGTGCTCACGAAGAGGAAATGATGGATCGACTGGATAGAAATTTGAAGGATGTTTGGTTCCGAGTAGCTGCAGTGATGACGGTTGCAGTGCTGCAGTTGGCCTGA